The Anopheles merus strain MAF chromosome 2L, AmerM5.1, whole genome shotgun sequence genome has a segment encoding these proteins:
- the LOC121594181 gene encoding UDP-glycosyltransferase UGT5-like — translation MVVGSRSLLGCIALAAVILAGTCRTSSAAKILAVFPSISKTNYLFGQVLFEALAARGHNVTIVSPFEVQYAYENIRQLRITGLFSHIEDYGLHANVFTKRDKSSFYGNTNVIYGTAALADYTLGHPALQELLKNPTETFDLLILDQVLCESLLGLAYHYGVPAVVYSADAPNKYTNEMVGNPHNPAYNPIPSLGYSDRMHLVQRVWNTFVSICEQFNYKYLYLPSQEAVYQRYFARRDLPPLLDLIHNVSLVLVNSHPVINFARPFVPNMIEIGGAHIRQLEDTGFSQDVINWVEKAKNGVIYFSMGTNIRSADFPDSLREAFVGAFSKLSQVLIIWKWENATLPNQSGNVIIGPWMPQQQLLAHPNVRLHITHGGLLSMMETVHYGKPIVGLPLAGDQKILVNRAIEAGFGLKLDYQNITEGQVLHTINEMLNNSTYRYAALKASRQFRQQPLKPMDKVLYYVDYVLKQDSGVNYLRSGALYLSFWPRHVVDVATILVLITMIPVGLFATLIQIILRKTHERKLKNTINTGKAAANGKMAGKDVQKKKN, via the exons ATGGTCGTCGGAAGTAGGTCTCTGCTGGGCTGTATTGCATTGGCGGCTGTCATACTAGCCGGCACGTGCAGAACGTCCAGCGCCGCTAAGATACTGGCCGTGTTTCCGAGCATCAGCAAGACGAACTATCTCTTTGGACAGGTGCTGTTTGAGGCACTCGCAGCCAGAGGTCACAAT GTAACCATCGTAAGCCCGTTTGAGGTGCAGTATGCGTACGAGAACATTCGACAGCTGAGGATAACTGGACTGTTTAGCCACATAGAAG ATTATGGACTCCACGCGAACGTGTTTACCAAGCGTGACAAATCGAGCTTCTATGGCAATACCAATGTCATCTATGGCACGGCCGCCCTGGCCGACTATACGCTCGGCCATCCAGCGCTACAGGAGCTGCTAAAGAACCCGACCGAAACCTTCGACCTGCTAATCCTGGATCAGGTGCTGTGTGAAAGTTTACTCGG GTTGGCTTATCATTACGGGGTGCCGGCGGTTGTGTACAGCGCCGATGCCCCCAACAAGTACACGAACGAGATGGTGGGCAACCCGCACAACCCGGCCTACAATCCGATCCCGTCGCTCGGCTACTCCGACCGAATGCATCTGGTGCAGCGCGTGTGGAACACGTTCGTGTCGATCTGTGAGCAGTTTAACTACAAGTACCTGTACCTGCCGTCGCAGGAAGCCGTCTACCAGCGCTACTTTGCGCGGCGCGATCTGCCCCCGCTGCTTGATCTCATTCACAACGTTAGCCTGGTGCTGGTAAACAGCCATCCGGTAATTAACTTCGCGCGTCCGTTCGTGCCGAACATGATTGAGATTGGCGGTGCACACATCCGCCAGCTGGAAGATACGGGCTTCTCGCAGGACGTGATCAATTGGGTAGAGAAGGCAAAGAATGGAGTGATCTATTTCAGCATGGGCACGAACATTCGCTCGGCCGACTTCCCCGACAGTTTGCGGGAAGCGTTCGTGGGCGCGTTCAGCAAGCTGAGCCAGGTGCTGATTATTTGGAAGTGGGAAAATGCCACCCTGCCCAATCAATCGGGCAATGTGATCATTGGTCCGTGgatgccgcagcagcagctactgGCCCATCCGAACGTGCGGTTACACATCACGCACGGTGGACTGCTCAGCATGATGGAAACGGTGCACTATGGCAAACCGATCGTTGGATTACCGCTGGCTGGAGATCAGAAGATACTGGTAAACCGTGCGATAGAGGCTGGCTTTGGTCTGAAGCTCGACTATCAGAACATAACGGAGGGGCAGGTGCTGCATACAATTAACGAGATGCTTAACAACTCTAC ATATCGTTATGCAGCTTTAAAAGCTTCCCGACAGTTCCGACAACAACCGCTTAAACCGATGGACAAAGTCCTCTACTACGTTGACTACGTATTAAAGCAGGATAGTGGGGTTAATTATTTGCGCAGTGGTGCACTATATCTGTCCTTTTGGCCCCGGCACGTCGTGGATGTTGCCACCATACTGGTGCTAATCACCATGATACCGGTGGGGCTGTTTGCGACGTTGATTCAGATCATATTGCGAAAGACACACGAGCGAAAGTTGAAGAATACTATCAATACAGGCAAAGCGGCAGCTAATGGGAAAATGGCGGGCAAGGatgtgcaaaagaaaaagaactga